A part of Olleya sp. Bg11-27 genomic DNA contains:
- a CDS encoding alpha/beta fold hydrolase, protein MTRILKKEGKFNYIEVGEGQPIIVLHGLMGGLSNFEAVTTFFSTKGYKVIIPELPIYSKPLLKTNVKSFAKYLYDFILFKELDNVVLLGNSLGGHIGLYHTKMHPETVKALVITGSSGLYESAMGGGYTKRSDYEVIKKKAQEVFYDPAVATKAIVDEVYETVNNRNKLIKTLAIAKSAIRHNMAKDLPKMTTPTCIIWGKNDGVTPPEVADEFNALLPDSDLFWIDKCGHAAMMEHPDTFNQILFDWFKARKI, encoded by the coding sequence ATGACTAGAATACTTAAAAAAGAAGGAAAATTCAACTATATTGAAGTTGGAGAAGGACAACCAATAATTGTACTTCACGGACTTATGGGAGGATTAAGTAATTTTGAAGCAGTAACCACTTTTTTTAGCACTAAGGGGTACAAAGTCATTATTCCAGAATTACCTATTTACAGTAAACCTTTACTTAAAACTAACGTTAAATCGTTTGCTAAATACCTATACGATTTTATTCTTTTTAAAGAGCTTGATAACGTCGTGTTATTAGGAAATTCCTTAGGAGGGCATATTGGTTTATACCACACAAAAATGCATCCTGAAACGGTAAAAGCTTTAGTTATTACTGGAAGTTCTGGATTATACGAAAGCGCAATGGGCGGTGGCTACACCAAACGTAGCGATTACGAAGTGATTAAGAAAAAAGCACAAGAGGTTTTTTACGATCCTGCAGTAGCCACTAAAGCTATTGTTGACGAAGTTTACGAAACGGTAAACAATCGTAATAAACTAATTAAGACCTTAGCTATTGCCAAAAGTGCGATTAGGCACAATATGGCTAAAGACTTACCAAAAATGACTACACCCACCTGTATCATTTGGGGTAAAAATGACGGCGTTACACCTCCTGAGGTTGCTGACGAGTTTAATGCATTATTACCAGATTCTGATTTATTTTGGATTGACAAATGTGGTCACGCCGCTATGATGGAACATCCTGATACTTTTAATCAAATTTTATTTGATTGGTTTAAAGCACGCAAAATATAG
- the mraZ gene encoding division/cell wall cluster transcriptional repressor MraZ: MNSLIGTYECKVDAKGRLMLPAALKKQLAPELQNGFVIKRAVFQECLELYPMQEWDALMLKVNKLNRFKKKNNDFIRRFTAGVKLVEVDTNGRLLIPKDLVGFASIAKDIVMSSAVNIVEIWDKTKYEKAIDDATLDFADLAEEVMGQDNEDDSIS; this comes from the coding sequence GTGAACTCATTAATAGGGACATACGAATGTAAAGTAGACGCAAAAGGACGGCTGATGCTTCCTGCTGCGCTGAAAAAACAGTTGGCTCCCGAGTTACAAAATGGATTTGTTATAAAACGAGCGGTGTTTCAGGAGTGTTTGGAGTTGTATCCAATGCAAGAATGGGACGCATTAATGCTAAAAGTAAATAAGCTTAATCGTTTTAAAAAGAAAAATAACGATTTTATTCGCAGGTTTACTGCGGGAGTAAAATTGGTGGAAGTGGATACAAATGGGCGCTTACTAATACCAAAGGATTTGGTTGGTTTTGCGTCAATAGCTAAAGATATTGTAATGTCGTCGGCTGTTAATATTGTTGAAATTTGGGATAAAACGAAGTATGAGAAGGCTATTGATGATGCAACATTAGATTTTGCAGATTTAGCTGAAGAAGTAATGGGTCAAGACAATGAAGATGACAGCATATCATAA
- the rsmH gene encoding 16S rRNA (cytosine(1402)-N(4))-methyltransferase RsmH: MKMTAYHNPVLLHETVDGLAIKEDGVYVDVTFGGGGHSREILNRLGENGKLYAFDQDKDALENAIDDPRFTLIHENFRYIKRFLRFHGVKAVDGVLADFGVSSHQFDVAERGFSTRFEAVLDMRMNQNDTLSAYHVINEYEEEQLKQVLSQYGELRSASAMARLIVEQRKTEIIKTSDQLKKVLQQFLSPKHENKILAQIYQAIRIEVNQEIEALKEFLQQTPEILKPEGRLSLISYHSLEDRLVKRFIRNGLFEGEPERDVFGRFEVPLKKVGGLIIPSKEEIKINNRARSAKLRIAEKV; the protein is encoded by the coding sequence ATGAAGATGACAGCATATCATAATCCAGTATTATTACATGAAACCGTGGATGGTTTGGCTATTAAAGAAGATGGGGTCTATGTAGACGTCACTTTTGGTGGTGGTGGACATAGTAGAGAAATTTTAAATCGCTTAGGAGAAAACGGGAAACTATACGCGTTTGATCAAGATAAGGATGCGCTTGAAAATGCAATAGATGATCCTAGGTTTACATTAATACATGAAAATTTTAGATATATCAAACGCTTTTTGCGCTTTCACGGTGTTAAAGCTGTGGATGGTGTTTTAGCGGATTTTGGGGTGTCGTCGCATCAATTTGATGTCGCTGAACGTGGTTTTTCAACTCGTTTTGAGGCTGTTTTGGATATGCGTATGAATCAGAATGATACGTTGTCGGCATACCATGTTATTAATGAGTATGAAGAAGAGCAACTTAAGCAAGTGCTGTCGCAATATGGGGAGTTAAGGTCTGCTTCTGCTATGGCTAGGTTGATTGTGGAGCAGCGTAAGACTGAAATTATTAAAACTAGTGATCAGCTTAAGAAGGTGTTGCAGCAGTTTTTGTCACCTAAGCATGAAAATAAAATATTAGCACAAATCTATCAGGCGATTCGTATTGAGGTGAATCAAGAAATAGAGGCTTTAAAAGAATTTTTGCAACAAACGCCAGAGATATTAAAACCAGAAGGGCGTTTAAGTTTGATATCCTATCATTCTTTAGAGGATCGCTTAGTTAAGCGTTTTATAAGAAATGGTTTGTTTGAAGGCGAGCCGGAACGTGATGTCTTTGGACGCTTTGAAGTGCCTTTAAAAAAAGTGGGAGGACTAATTATTCCGTCTAAAGAAGAGATTAAAATAAACAATAGAGCACGTAGTGCAAAGTTGCGTATTGCTGAAAAGGTTTAG
- a CDS encoding FtsL-like putative cell division protein, whose translation MKKSIYSILRGTFLVSEDSFKNWRLILFISALAIVMIASSHSLDKKVYEIAKLNNQVKELRSELYDGRTRLMQLKMESSVVKKMKEKGLAPSVIPPKKIIVKSQT comes from the coding sequence ATGAAAAAAAGTATCTATAGTATATTAAGGGGGACTTTTCTAGTTAGTGAAGACTCTTTTAAAAATTGGAGACTGATTCTTTTTATTTCAGCTTTAGCGATAGTAATGATTGCAAGTTCACATAGTTTGGATAAAAAAGTATACGAGATAGCAAAGCTTAATAATCAAGTTAAAGAATTGCGATCCGAGTTGTATGATGGCAGGACCAGATTAATGCAGCTGAAAATGGAGTCTTCCGTTGTTAAAAAAATGAAAGAAAAAGGGTTGGCGCCTTCCGTAATTCCGCCTAAAAAAATAATTGTTAAATCACAAACCTAA
- a CDS encoding penicillin-binding protein produces the protein MFVFGVLVVVKLLTIQIVQGDEYRALADKRAIKNVVIPANRGNVYSSDGSLLATSIPKYDILFDAVTPSDKNFKANLIPLSEALSKYSGKSTTFYKKELGKARANKNRYFLLARNIGYSDYLKFREFPLLKLGAFKGGLIVEQKVKREHPLGEVAQRTIGYERTDDDGNVTRAGIDGAFGVDYLRGKDGKRLKQKIGKGQWKPIVDYDQVEPKDGFDVYTTIDVNIQDIAHHALLEQLELYEAEHGTVVVMEVATGEVKAISNLGKTKSGYYYEKRNYAVYESHEPGSTFKLMALMAALEDKKIDTSDIVDTGNGYKVFYGRGIKDSHGNGKISAAKVLEVSSNIGMATIINNAYAKDPKRFLDILSRWNLDKKLGISIKGEGEPMIPKPGDDKWSRNALPSIAYGYNLRLTPLQTLTFYNAVANNGVMVKPRFIREVKELDKQIESFEKSIINPKICSDATLNAAKEMLKNVVIRGTGRSLYSDYFSMSGKTGTARVEYWMDDWARNPRYISSFAGYFPSDEPKYSCIVIIHKPSIKKGFYGADVSGPVFKKIAQKIFTDTPLIDQVASLNVDDKAVDKEYEGYYKTANKYKTIMPDVTGLPVMDALALLENMNVKVNVNCKGVGTITSQSVNKNTKLKNNQIIVLEAS, from the coding sequence ATGTTCGTCTTTGGGGTGCTTGTGGTTGTCAAATTGTTGACCATTCAGATAGTTCAGGGGGACGAGTATAGAGCGCTTGCGGATAAGCGTGCTATAAAAAATGTTGTTATTCCTGCTAATCGCGGTAATGTGTATTCTTCAGATGGTAGTTTGTTGGCAACGTCAATTCCTAAATATGATATTTTGTTTGATGCTGTAACGCCATCCGATAAAAATTTTAAAGCCAATTTAATTCCTTTAAGTGAAGCATTATCTAAGTATTCTGGAAAATCAACAACGTTTTATAAAAAAGAATTAGGAAAAGCAAGAGCTAATAAAAATCGTTATTTTTTATTGGCTAGAAATATTGGGTATTCGGATTATTTGAAATTTAGAGAATTCCCTTTGTTGAAATTAGGGGCGTTTAAAGGCGGGTTGATTGTCGAGCAAAAAGTAAAAAGAGAGCATCCTTTGGGTGAAGTTGCGCAGCGTACTATTGGGTATGAGCGTACGGATGATGATGGTAATGTTACAAGAGCTGGTATTGATGGTGCTTTTGGTGTTGATTACTTAAGAGGGAAAGATGGGAAGCGCTTAAAACAGAAAATAGGGAAAGGGCAATGGAAACCTATTGTTGATTATGATCAAGTAGAGCCTAAGGATGGGTTTGATGTGTATACTACTATTGATGTAAATATCCAAGATATTGCACATCATGCTTTGTTAGAGCAATTAGAATTGTATGAAGCGGAGCATGGAACGGTTGTCGTTATGGAAGTGGCTACTGGAGAGGTTAAAGCGATTTCTAATTTAGGAAAAACAAAATCGGGTTACTATTACGAGAAAAGGAATTATGCGGTTTATGAGTCTCATGAGCCAGGATCTACTTTTAAGCTAATGGCCTTAATGGCGGCGTTAGAGGATAAGAAAATAGATACTTCGGATATTGTAGATACAGGTAATGGGTATAAGGTGTTTTATGGTAGAGGAATAAAAGATTCTCACGGAAACGGTAAGATATCTGCTGCTAAGGTGTTAGAGGTGTCTTCTAATATTGGGATGGCAACCATTATAAATAATGCGTATGCTAAGGATCCAAAACGCTTCTTGGATATTTTAAGTCGCTGGAATTTAGATAAAAAATTAGGAATCTCTATAAAAGGAGAAGGGGAGCCGATGATTCCAAAACCAGGTGATGATAAATGGAGTCGTAACGCATTACCGTCTATTGCTTACGGATATAATTTAAGGTTAACGCCATTGCAGACGCTTACCTTTTATAATGCAGTTGCTAATAACGGTGTTATGGTTAAGCCTCGATTTATAAGAGAGGTTAAAGAGTTGGATAAGCAGATTGAGTCTTTTGAGAAATCAATAATTAATCCTAAAATATGTTCTGATGCAACATTAAATGCTGCTAAGGAGATGCTTAAAAACGTGGTGATAAGAGGGACGGGGCGCTCTTTGTATTCTGATTATTTTTCAATGAGTGGAAAAACAGGGACCGCAAGAGTAGAGTATTGGATGGATGACTGGGCGCGTAACCCAAGATATATATCATCTTTTGCTGGATATTTTCCGTCGGATGAGCCTAAATATTCTTGTATTGTAATTATACATAAACCGAGTATTAAAAAAGGATTTTATGGTGCGGATGTGTCTGGTCCAGTGTTTAAAAAAATAGCACAAAAAATATTTACAGATACGCCTTTAATTGATCAGGTTGCATCTTTAAATGTTGACGATAAGGCTGTGGATAAGGAGTATGAAGGCTATTATAAAACGGCTAATAAATATAAAACAATCATGCCAGACGTAACAGGTCTACCGGTTATGGATGCATTGGCTTTATTAGAAAACATGAACGTTAAGGTTAATGTGAATTGTAAAGGTGTAGGGACAATTACAAGTCAGTCCGTAAATAAGAATACTAAGTTAAAGAATAATCAAATTATAGTTTTAGAAGCCTCGTGA